A portion of the Stigmatella aurantiaca DW4/3-1 genome contains these proteins:
- the hrcA gene encoding heat-inducible transcriptional repressor HrcA, translated as MSEEIGDREKEVLRAVVQEYITTGGPVGSHQLSRKSGFDVSSATLRNVLADLEELGFLEKPHTSAGRVPTDQGYRFYVDTLVRLKEPAPRDREFIHAGLGQEKNVGEMLSEASRVLHSLTRHASVVITPRPDASVFHRIEFVRLREDRVLAVLVGNGGQVQNKVITVDFPITSDELLKASNFLSELLREVPLEEARERIRQEMDQEQALYNVLTSKALKLGAAATDLQTPESERVRIEGTNSFLEQPEFADVERMRALFKMLDEKHKLLQLLDRVQRAREMQIFIGAESEFSAAGELTVIASPYGSREQVLGSVGVIGPTRMNYQRVIPLVNFTAQVLSRVLGQD; from the coding sequence ATGTCGGAAGAGATAGGCGATCGCGAAAAGGAAGTCCTCCGGGCGGTTGTGCAGGAGTACATCACCACGGGCGGACCGGTGGGCAGCCACCAGCTCAGCCGCAAGTCCGGGTTCGATGTCTCTTCGGCGACGTTGCGCAACGTGCTGGCGGATCTCGAGGAACTGGGCTTCCTGGAGAAGCCCCATACCTCGGCGGGGCGGGTGCCCACGGACCAGGGCTACCGCTTCTACGTGGACACACTGGTGCGGCTCAAGGAGCCGGCCCCGAGGGACCGGGAGTTCATCCACGCGGGGCTCGGCCAGGAGAAGAATGTCGGGGAGATGCTCTCCGAGGCCAGCCGGGTGCTGCACTCGCTCACCCGGCACGCCAGCGTCGTCATTACCCCCCGCCCGGATGCCTCGGTGTTCCACCGCATCGAGTTTGTCCGGCTGCGCGAGGACCGGGTGCTCGCGGTGCTCGTGGGCAACGGCGGGCAGGTGCAGAACAAGGTCATCACCGTCGACTTCCCCATCACCTCGGACGAGCTGCTCAAGGCCTCCAACTTTTTGTCGGAGCTCTTGCGCGAGGTGCCCCTGGAAGAGGCGCGTGAGCGCATCCGCCAGGAGATGGACCAGGAGCAGGCGCTCTACAACGTGCTGACCTCCAAGGCGCTCAAGCTGGGCGCGGCGGCCACGGACCTGCAGACGCCCGAGTCCGAGCGCGTGCGCATCGAGGGCACCAACTCCTTCCTGGAACAGCCCGAGTTCGCCGACGTGGAGCGCATGCGCGCGCTCTTCAAGATGCTGGACGAGAAGCACAAGCTGCTGCAGCTGCTCGACCGCGTCCAGCGGGCCCGGGAGATGCAGATCTTCATCGGCGCCGAGAGCGAGTTCTCCGCCGCCGGGGAACTCACCGTGATTGCCAGCCCCTATGGCAGCCGCGAGCAGGTGCTCGGCTCGGTGGGGGTGATTGGGCCCACGCGGATGAACTACCAGCGCGTCATCCCCCTGGTGAACTTCACCGCCCAGGTGCTCTCGCGCGTGCTGGGGCAGGACTAG
- the yedA gene encoding drug/metabolite exporter YedA: MSSPPSASALLTESVSQAPRREWLFFCLFALYVIWGSTYLGMRFALMGGFPPLMLGGSRFILAGAILYTLLRLKGFATPTRRQWAAGAFTGLLLLVIGNGGVAIAQQWVPSGVAALVVGSMPLWAALFGGLADGQWPGTLERWGLALGFFGIAVLNRGGDLGTHWLPFAGLVLAPISWAFGSIWSKRQPHMAPGLMATATQMLCAGVMLMGLSTLLGERMTALPTPRALLAFFYLVGFGSLVAFSAYGYLLKHARPALATSYAYVNPMVAVLLGWLLAGETPGPYTLVAMAAILGAVMLITRKTPTARPASAAVAREPFPEGRTALTGSGESER; encoded by the coding sequence TTGTCTTCCCCCCCTTCCGCCTCCGCGTTGCTTACGGAGTCCGTCTCCCAGGCCCCCCGCCGGGAATGGCTCTTCTTCTGTCTGTTCGCCCTGTACGTCATCTGGGGCTCGACCTACCTGGGAATGCGCTTCGCGCTCATGGGCGGCTTCCCGCCGCTGATGCTGGGCGGCAGCCGCTTCATCCTGGCCGGCGCCATCCTCTACACACTGCTGCGCCTGAAGGGCTTTGCCACGCCGACGAGACGCCAGTGGGCCGCCGGGGCCTTCACCGGCCTGTTGCTGCTCGTCATTGGCAACGGGGGCGTGGCCATCGCCCAGCAGTGGGTGCCCTCGGGGGTGGCCGCGCTGGTGGTGGGCAGCATGCCGCTGTGGGCGGCGCTCTTCGGCGGCCTCGCCGATGGGCAGTGGCCGGGCACCTTGGAGCGGTGGGGGCTGGCCCTGGGCTTCTTCGGCATTGCCGTCCTCAACCGGGGCGGGGACCTGGGCACACATTGGCTGCCCTTCGCGGGCCTCGTGCTGGCCCCCATCTCGTGGGCCTTCGGCTCCATCTGGAGCAAGCGCCAACCCCACATGGCCCCGGGGCTGATGGCCACCGCCACGCAAATGCTGTGCGCGGGCGTCATGCTGATGGGCTTGAGCACGCTCCTGGGGGAACGGATGACGGCCCTGCCCACCCCGCGCGCCCTGCTCGCCTTCTTCTACCTGGTGGGTTTCGGCTCACTCGTCGCCTTCAGCGCCTATGGCTACCTGCTGAAGCACGCCAGGCCCGCGCTCGCCACCAGCTACGCCTACGTCAACCCCATGGTGGCGGTGCTGCTGGGGTGGCTCCTGGCCGGAGAGACGCCGGGCCCCTACACGCTGGTGGCCATGGCCGCCATCCTCGGGGCGGTCATGCTCATCACCCGGAAGACGCCCACCGCCCGGCCCGCGTCGGCCGCCGTGGCGCGCGAGCCGTTCCCGGAGGGCCGCACGGCCCTCACCGGTTCTGGGGAATCTGAACGGTGA
- a CDS encoding glycoside hydrolase family 16 protein codes for MRGSKALQLRSQRLVTVQGIALSLCLLFATAASAATSGYTLPSSSSIQFYVNDAPWADLHYQLNGGSQQNFRMTRSGNNNLYTVTGVPSGAAVRYFFTIGNTSGGATDTAWAQFTMGGGTTPPPTGGWAVVWEDTFSTNGQPNAANWSYHAGNGFNPGNQSFSGWGNGEWEWYRPSNTYVQDGNLVIRADYNKTATRLQNRDWFQFSGRITTKGKKSWKYGRVEARIAMPSAVGTWPAFWMMGTACDDTVTTTYTPAADRYDTMASNWSSCGEIDIMEHKNTETRTFQNVFWDSRTGLFPWADGQNNEQPSNINVGNVTQFHLYSIEWEPTQIRWYVDRETNPSPVHTVDITAGNKEEFQKPFHIILNLALSGIFTGYLEPNPADFPMYMKVDYVRVWQRQ; via the coding sequence ATGCGTGGTAGCAAAGCACTCCAACTCAGGAGCCAACGGCTCGTGACGGTCCAAGGCATCGCCCTGTCCCTCTGTCTGCTGTTCGCGACGGCGGCCTCAGCGGCCACGTCGGGCTATACCCTGCCCTCCAGCAGCAGCATCCAGTTCTATGTCAACGACGCGCCCTGGGCCGACCTGCACTACCAGCTCAACGGAGGCAGCCAGCAAAACTTCCGGATGACGCGCAGCGGCAACAACAACCTCTACACCGTCACGGGCGTGCCGAGCGGCGCGGCCGTGCGCTACTTCTTCACCATTGGCAACACCAGCGGCGGCGCCACGGACACCGCGTGGGCGCAGTTCACCATGGGCGGGGGCACCACGCCGCCCCCCACGGGTGGCTGGGCCGTTGTCTGGGAAGACACCTTCAGCACCAATGGGCAGCCCAACGCCGCCAACTGGAGCTACCACGCGGGCAATGGCTTCAACCCGGGCAACCAGAGCTTCTCGGGCTGGGGCAACGGCGAGTGGGAGTGGTACCGGCCGTCGAACACGTACGTGCAGGACGGCAACCTCGTCATCCGCGCCGACTACAACAAGACCGCCACGCGGCTCCAGAACCGGGACTGGTTCCAGTTCTCCGGCCGCATCACGACCAAGGGCAAGAAGTCCTGGAAGTACGGCCGCGTCGAGGCCCGCATCGCCATGCCCAGCGCCGTGGGCACCTGGCCAGCCTTCTGGATGATGGGCACCGCGTGCGATGACACGGTGACCACGACCTACACCCCCGCGGCGGACCGCTACGACACGATGGCCTCCAACTGGTCGAGTTGCGGGGAGATCGACATCATGGAGCACAAGAACACCGAGACGCGCACCTTCCAGAACGTGTTCTGGGACTCGCGCACCGGCCTGTTCCCCTGGGCCGACGGCCAGAACAACGAGCAGCCCAGCAACATCAACGTGGGCAACGTCACCCAGTTCCACCTGTACAGCATCGAGTGGGAGCCCACGCAGATCCGCTGGTACGTGGACCGGGAAACCAATCCCTCGCCGGTCCACACCGTGGACATCACCGCCGGCAACAAGGAGGAGTTCCAGAAGCCGTTCCACATCATCCTGAACCTGGCCCTGAGCGGCATCTTCACCGGCTACCTGGAGCCCAACCCGGCCGACTTCCCGATGTACATGAAGGTCGACTACGTCCGGGTGTGGCAGCGCCAGTAG
- a CDS encoding NAD-dependent epimerase/dehydratase family protein yields the protein MRTILITGATGFLGSALVASLLAEGHRVKTLSRNDPAGARVRAAAGEAARGFGLILNDRHWELLSTVEVDFRDLRSTLHPRILEDVTHVWNSAAEMSYSLKKILPAMEQNVMASSTLYALTARHARRCQRFYHVSTAYTAGFDVEEVHEALHFTPRLINAYQLSKWAAETNLFQHHQEMKLPLTLFRPSAVIGHQATGWSTGVSFGLFCLAEGILHGKRRNAGQIHLDLKEDARLNLVCIDTVVRRARELLRAEAHRQPVEIFHCVGDESLRVAEALEPAGSLLGLRVVFGPPQLEVDAEIHRIIKKNKPFADSTWHFRTDRLKQVLGDAYVPQSMNREIIRRSMMHFLAHRLQELAQEPGMATALAMP from the coding sequence ATGAGGACGATTCTGATCACGGGTGCGACGGGGTTTCTTGGCAGCGCCTTGGTAGCGAGCCTGCTGGCAGAGGGCCATCGCGTGAAGACCTTGTCGCGGAACGATCCGGCAGGAGCCCGGGTCCGCGCGGCAGCCGGGGAAGCAGCGCGAGGTTTTGGCCTCATCCTGAATGACAGGCACTGGGAATTGCTGTCCACCGTGGAGGTGGACTTCCGCGACCTCCGGAGCACGCTCCACCCGCGCATCCTCGAAGACGTGACACATGTGTGGAACTCCGCCGCGGAGATGAGCTACTCGCTCAAGAAGATCCTGCCCGCGATGGAGCAGAACGTGATGGCGTCCTCCACGCTGTATGCGTTGACCGCACGGCACGCGCGCCGCTGCCAGCGCTTCTACCATGTCTCCACCGCCTATACCGCCGGGTTTGATGTCGAGGAGGTGCACGAGGCCCTCCATTTCACGCCCAGGCTCATCAATGCCTACCAACTGAGCAAGTGGGCCGCCGAGACGAACCTCTTTCAGCATCACCAAGAGATGAAATTACCGTTGACGCTCTTCAGACCGAGCGCCGTTATCGGCCACCAGGCCACGGGCTGGTCCACGGGGGTGAGCTTTGGATTGTTTTGCCTCGCGGAGGGCATCCTGCATGGGAAGCGGAGGAACGCCGGGCAGATCCATCTCGATCTGAAAGAGGATGCCCGGTTGAACCTGGTGTGCATCGACACGGTGGTCCGCCGCGCCCGGGAACTCCTGAGAGCGGAGGCCCATCGCCAACCCGTGGAGATCTTCCACTGCGTCGGGGACGAGAGCCTCCGGGTGGCGGAGGCGCTGGAACCCGCGGGGTCCCTGTTGGGATTGCGCGTGGTGTTCGGGCCTCCGCAGCTCGAGGTCGATGCCGAGATTCACCGCATCATCAAGAAGAACAAACCCTTCGCGGATTCGACGTGGCACTTCCGCACGGACAGGCTGAAGCAGGTGCTCGGAGATGCGTACGTGCCGCAATCCATGAACCGGGAGATCATCCGCCGGAGCATGATGCACTTCCTGGCGCACCGGCTCCAGGAACTCGCCCAGGAGCCGGGCATGGCCACAGCTCTGGCAATGCCATGA
- a CDS encoding hybrid sensor histidine kinase/response regulator, translated as MIPTEATPDRSPESAPRSRASILMVDDHPSNLLALEAILEPLGQELVKATSGEEALKFLLQREFAVILMDVQMPGLDGFQTAALIKQRERTRTIPIIFLTALSRDAAHIFKGYEHGAVDYLLKPFDPEILRSKVGVFVDLSLKEQQLQRQSALLRQKEREALERESELRYRRLLNALPEAMWAAGADGKLNYVNQVWREYTGLEAEEPSLEVFLKVVHPADREHMRREWTEAVRQVSRMEREFRMRRHDGTWRWHLGRAVPERDGTGRLVGFIAVATDIDDKKRAEATLERFKATLDATLDCVLMFEPEHLTLTYANVGATKQLGLEREQLVGTRMLEVEDAFDEEAFRKILAPLQSGEQPSHTYSTTHRRRDGTEIPVEVVLQYVAAGGGPGRFVSVARDITERKRAEEALLLASEAKDAFLAAASHELRTPLAAAKGHAHLALLKLGGEGETGTGKSLKIINRQIDRMTKLVEDLLDISRLQAGRLSLDLERFDLGTLIRETCDRMGVLSQLHPLRVELQEQLEGLWDRGRLDQVLTNLLSNAIRYSPEGGEVLVKAAADGEGVQLSVKDCGVGIPPEKQGLIFERFGRAHGSKYGGLGLGLTISQGIVEQHGGRIWVDSQGCAGDGSTFHVWLPREAVQTGPETPSASSDEHSRASAV; from the coding sequence ATGATTCCCACCGAAGCCACCCCCGATCGCAGCCCCGAGAGCGCGCCCCGCTCGCGGGCCAGCATCTTGATGGTGGATGATCACCCCTCCAACCTGCTGGCGCTCGAGGCCATCCTGGAGCCCTTGGGCCAGGAGCTCGTCAAGGCCACCAGTGGCGAGGAGGCCCTCAAGTTTCTGCTCCAACGGGAGTTTGCTGTCATCCTCATGGATGTGCAGATGCCGGGGTTGGATGGCTTCCAGACGGCGGCGCTCATCAAGCAGCGCGAGCGCACGCGCACCATTCCCATCATCTTCCTCACCGCGCTCAGCCGGGACGCCGCCCACATCTTCAAGGGCTACGAGCATGGCGCGGTGGACTACCTGCTCAAGCCGTTCGACCCTGAAATCCTCCGCTCCAAGGTCGGCGTCTTCGTGGACCTGTCGCTCAAGGAGCAGCAGCTCCAGCGCCAGAGCGCGCTGTTGCGGCAGAAGGAGCGCGAGGCGCTGGAGCGCGAGAGCGAGCTGCGCTACCGGCGGCTGCTCAACGCGCTGCCGGAGGCCATGTGGGCCGCCGGCGCGGATGGGAAGCTCAACTACGTTAACCAGGTCTGGCGGGAGTACACCGGCCTGGAGGCCGAAGAGCCGTCGCTGGAGGTCTTCCTGAAGGTGGTCCACCCGGCGGACCGCGAGCACATGCGCCGCGAGTGGACCGAGGCGGTGCGTCAAGTCTCCCGGATGGAGCGCGAGTTCCGCATGCGGCGCCATGACGGCACCTGGCGCTGGCACCTGGGCCGCGCGGTGCCCGAGCGGGACGGGACGGGACGGCTCGTGGGCTTCATCGCCGTGGCCACGGACATCGATGACAAGAAGCGGGCCGAGGCCACGCTGGAGCGCTTCAAGGCCACGCTGGATGCCACGCTCGACTGCGTCCTCATGTTCGAGCCCGAGCACCTCACGCTCACCTACGCCAACGTGGGCGCCACGAAGCAGCTCGGCCTGGAGCGCGAGCAGCTGGTGGGCACCCGCATGCTGGAGGTGGAGGACGCGTTCGACGAGGAGGCCTTCCGCAAGATCCTGGCGCCGCTGCAGAGCGGAGAGCAGCCCAGCCACACCTACTCCACCACGCACCGGCGGCGGGACGGCACCGAGATTCCCGTGGAGGTGGTGCTCCAGTACGTGGCGGCGGGCGGCGGCCCCGGCCGTTTCGTCTCCGTGGCGCGTGACATCACCGAGCGCAAGCGGGCCGAGGAGGCCCTGCTGCTGGCCAGCGAGGCCAAGGATGCCTTCCTGGCCGCGGCCAGCCACGAGCTGCGCACCCCGCTGGCGGCCGCCAAGGGCCATGCCCACCTGGCCCTCCTCAAGCTGGGCGGCGAGGGGGAGACGGGCACCGGCAAGTCGCTGAAGATCATCAACCGGCAGATCGACCGGATGACCAAGCTGGTGGAGGACTTGCTGGACATCAGCCGGCTCCAGGCGGGCCGGCTCTCGTTGGACCTCGAGCGCTTTGATCTGGGCACCTTGATTCGGGAGACGTGCGACCGCATGGGGGTGCTCTCCCAGTTGCACCCGCTCCGGGTCGAACTCCAGGAGCAACTGGAGGGGCTCTGGGACCGGGGGCGCCTGGACCAGGTGCTGACGAACCTGCTGTCCAACGCCATCCGGTACTCCCCCGAGGGGGGCGAGGTGCTGGTGAAGGCGGCGGCCGACGGCGAGGGCGTCCAGCTGTCGGTGAAAGACTGCGGGGTGGGCATCCCGCCCGAGAAGCAGGGGCTCATCTTCGAGCGCTTCGGGCGCGCGCATGGCTCGAAGTACGGCGGGCTGGGCCTGGGGCTGACGATCAGCCAAGGCATCGTCGAGCAGCACGGGGGCCGTATCTGGGTGGACTCGCAAGGCTGCGCGGGCGATGGTTCCACCTTCCATGTCTGGCTGCCACGTGAGGCGGTCCAGACGGGCCCGGAGACGCCCTCGGCGTCTTCCGATGAGCACTCCCGAGCGTCGGCGGTCTGA
- a CDS encoding lipid kinase, producing MNTKSRSGREAFEAARQALTAQGVTLMGCHALTQPRRMPQVLAEAVQQGARRILIGGGDGTLSGVITPLLGRDVTLGVLPLGTGNDFARSLGIPASIEAACEIIAQGYTARVDVGLANGRPFLNAASLGLATAIAKRLNKRLKQRIGKLAYPIAAAAEAWEHQPFRVWLKTDTDTLELDVLQLVVGNGRYHGAGNMVAPDAALDDRMLHVYAITAPSAEAGREGTGLGHIQDLSTLARVAFSLRSGEHVDHPAVTTLQTSRLFVEAEPSQEVNADGELIGQTPMRFELVPSALRVFAPAPPTSPN from the coding sequence GTGAACACCAAGTCCCGCTCGGGGCGGGAGGCCTTTGAAGCAGCCCGCCAGGCGCTGACCGCCCAAGGCGTCACGCTGATGGGCTGCCATGCGCTCACCCAGCCGCGCCGCATGCCCCAGGTCCTGGCCGAGGCCGTTCAACAAGGCGCCCGGCGCATTCTCATCGGGGGAGGAGACGGCACCCTGAGCGGGGTCATCACGCCCCTGCTGGGCCGGGACGTGACGCTCGGCGTTTTGCCGCTCGGCACCGGCAATGACTTCGCCCGCTCCCTGGGCATCCCGGCCTCCATCGAGGCCGCCTGTGAAATCATCGCCCAGGGCTACACGGCCCGGGTGGACGTGGGGCTCGCCAATGGCCGGCCCTTCCTCAACGCGGCGAGCCTCGGCCTCGCCACCGCCATCGCCAAGCGGCTCAACAAGCGCCTCAAGCAGCGGATCGGCAAGCTGGCCTATCCCATCGCCGCCGCCGCCGAGGCCTGGGAGCACCAACCCTTCCGCGTCTGGCTGAAGACCGACACGGACACGCTCGAACTCGATGTGTTGCAGCTCGTGGTGGGCAATGGCCGCTACCACGGCGCGGGCAACATGGTGGCGCCCGATGCCGCGCTCGATGACCGCATGCTGCACGTCTATGCCATCACCGCCCCTTCCGCCGAGGCCGGCCGCGAGGGCACCGGCCTGGGCCACATCCAGGATCTCTCCACCCTGGCGCGCGTGGCCTTCTCGCTGCGCAGCGGCGAGCACGTGGACCATCCCGCCGTCACCACCTTGCAGACCTCCCGGCTGTTCGTGGAGGCAGAGCCCTCGCAGGAAGTGAACGCGGACGGCGAGCTCATCGGCCAGACGCCCATGCGCTTCGAGCTGGTCCCTTCCGCCCTGCGTGTCTTCGCCCCGGCCCCACCCACCTCCCCGAACTGA
- a CDS encoding aromatic-ring-hydroxylating dioxygenase subunit beta, whose translation MYDDPLETHQAAASLLYRYATSLDDGPLAHWPRCFTDEGHYRLIPRENFLQGVPVALLHCTSRAAMEERVKSLYRVQATVPYACRHLYTNVQVEQGSTGRVLVRANYAVYHAVDEGEVDLLSVGRLEAQVLLRPEPLFERMDVIFEMCRLSGTHVYPL comes from the coding sequence ATGTACGATGACCCCCTCGAAACCCACCAAGCCGCTGCGTCCCTGCTGTACCGGTATGCCACCAGCCTGGATGATGGGCCCTTGGCGCACTGGCCGCGTTGCTTCACCGACGAGGGCCACTACCGGCTCATCCCGAGGGAAAACTTCCTCCAGGGCGTCCCGGTGGCGCTCCTGCACTGTACCTCCCGGGCCGCCATGGAGGAGCGTGTCAAGTCCCTGTACCGGGTGCAGGCCACCGTGCCGTACGCCTGCCGCCACCTCTACACCAACGTCCAGGTGGAGCAGGGAAGCACGGGGCGCGTCCTGGTACGGGCCAACTACGCCGTCTACCACGCGGTGGACGAGGGCGAGGTGGACCTGCTGAGCGTGGGCCGGCTGGAAGCCCAGGTGCTGCTGCGCCCCGAGCCCCTCTTCGAGCGCATGGATGTCATCTTCGAGATGTGCCGGCTGTCGGGGACCCACGTCTACCCCCTCTGA
- a CDS encoding ATP-binding protein: MVKAAGFPGPSEMHARVSAHDWASTPLGPPESWPPSLRALIRTLLSSSYPMVLTWGPRFCQFYNDAYSKLIGTKHPSALGEDIRVTMVESWDTLGPMIQKVMATGVANWTPALMLLMERGGYREEAYFSVSHAPAEDDTGAIAGMLAVCSEVTQQVIGDRRLRLLRDLSAKAGESRGVQKASQEVLAALSASPLDVPFALLYLRTKEDGPVTFAGAVGVVWEAAASPWPLEQALAGETVRVDDVARHLPLAGGPWGEPVTSALLMPIASSGQGAPLGVLVVGISPNRALDEGYTSFYELLASQVSLALRNAQAYEEERKRAEQLAELDRAKTAFFSNVSHEFRTPLTLMLGPLEDVLASGTLPEAAARELDVVHRNATRLLRLVNTLLDFSRLEAGRLEASFEPVDLAAYTADLASSFRSVAERAGLTLTVDCPPLPAPFYVDREMWEKIVLNLLSNAFKFTFQGTITVRLRARTGQAWLEILDTGTGIPPEDLPHLFERFYRVKGAQGRTHEGTGIGLALVQDLARLQGGEVRVESVEGQGSCFTVVLPEGREHLAPERIHVPRRQASTAVKEETFLAEVRSWWEVPSWEAPPPAPRPPSGSSVGPVRPLGRLLLADDNADMRDYVRRVLSSSFEVEAVPDGQAALEAARACVPDLILTDVMMPRLDGFGLLRELRRDPLTRTVPVVMLSARAGEESAVEGLEAGADGYMVKPFSARELVARVCSTLELSRMRRESSLQEARAEALKRAVQVRDEFLSIASHELKTPLMAFRLQLELIERSLGPESRLSLASRLSVAGRQVQRLNTLVETLLDVSQLSMGRLMLHLEEVDLAEVVGETVEQLRGSLERAGCSLTVEVERPLVGRYDRVRFERVVMNLLDNALKYGEGKPLRVRAWKEQGISRLTVADQGMGISPEDQARIFERFERAVPGRQYGGLGLGLWIARQVVEAHGGHIQVDSTPGQGTTFTVQIPQNR; the protein is encoded by the coding sequence GTGGTGAAGGCCGCCGGTTTCCCCGGCCCGAGTGAGATGCATGCGCGCGTGAGCGCCCATGACTGGGCTTCGACGCCACTGGGGCCTCCCGAGTCCTGGCCTCCCAGTCTCCGGGCGCTGATCCGCACGCTGCTCTCGTCGAGCTACCCCATGGTGCTCACCTGGGGGCCTCGGTTCTGCCAGTTCTACAACGATGCCTACTCCAAGCTGATCGGCACCAAGCATCCATCGGCGCTGGGCGAGGACATCCGCGTCACGATGGTCGAGTCCTGGGACACGCTGGGGCCGATGATTCAGAAGGTCATGGCCACCGGCGTCGCCAACTGGACGCCCGCCCTCATGTTGTTGATGGAGCGGGGCGGCTACCGCGAGGAGGCCTATTTCAGCGTCTCGCACGCGCCCGCCGAGGACGACACGGGCGCCATCGCGGGGATGCTGGCGGTGTGCAGCGAGGTGACCCAGCAGGTGATTGGCGACCGGCGCCTGCGGCTGCTGCGGGACCTGAGCGCCAAGGCGGGGGAGAGCCGCGGCGTCCAGAAGGCCAGCCAGGAAGTGCTGGCGGCGTTGTCCGCGTCTCCGCTCGACGTGCCCTTCGCGCTGCTCTACCTGCGCACGAAGGAGGACGGCCCGGTGACGTTCGCCGGTGCCGTGGGCGTGGTGTGGGAGGCGGCCGCCAGCCCCTGGCCCCTGGAGCAGGCCCTGGCCGGAGAGACGGTGCGGGTGGACGATGTGGCGCGGCACCTGCCGCTGGCCGGGGGGCCCTGGGGAGAGCCGGTGACCTCGGCGCTCCTCATGCCCATCGCCTCGTCCGGACAGGGGGCTCCGCTGGGCGTGCTGGTTGTGGGCATCAGCCCCAACCGCGCGCTCGATGAGGGCTACACCTCCTTCTATGAGCTGTTGGCCAGCCAGGTGTCCCTGGCCTTGCGCAATGCCCAGGCCTATGAAGAGGAGCGGAAGCGGGCCGAGCAGCTCGCGGAGCTGGACCGCGCCAAGACGGCCTTCTTCAGCAACGTCTCCCATGAGTTCCGCACGCCCCTGACCTTGATGCTGGGGCCGCTGGAGGATGTGCTGGCCTCGGGCACGTTGCCCGAAGCCGCGGCGCGGGAGCTGGACGTCGTCCACCGCAACGCCACGCGGCTGCTGCGCCTGGTCAACACGTTGCTGGACTTCAGCCGCTTGGAGGCGGGCCGCCTGGAGGCGAGTTTCGAGCCGGTGGACCTGGCCGCGTACACCGCGGATCTGGCCAGCAGCTTCCGCTCGGTGGCGGAGCGGGCGGGGCTCACGTTGACGGTGGACTGTCCGCCGCTCCCGGCGCCGTTCTACGTGGACCGGGAGATGTGGGAGAAGATTGTCCTCAACCTCCTGTCCAACGCGTTCAAGTTCACCTTTCAGGGCACCATCACCGTGCGCCTGCGGGCGAGGACCGGGCAGGCCTGGTTGGAGATCCTCGACACCGGGACGGGCATCCCCCCGGAGGACCTGCCCCACCTCTTCGAGCGCTTCTACCGGGTGAAGGGCGCCCAGGGCCGGACCCACGAGGGGACGGGGATTGGCCTCGCGCTCGTGCAGGACCTGGCGCGGCTGCAGGGTGGAGAGGTCCGGGTGGAGAGCGTGGAGGGCCAGGGATCCTGCTTCACCGTGGTCCTCCCCGAGGGCCGGGAGCACCTGGCGCCGGAGCGGATTCACGTCCCCAGGCGCCAGGCCTCCACGGCGGTCAAGGAGGAGACCTTCCTCGCGGAGGTCCGGAGCTGGTGGGAGGTTCCCTCCTGGGAGGCGCCGCCCCCGGCGCCCCGGCCGCCGTCCGGCTCGAGCGTGGGGCCGGTGCGCCCCCTGGGCCGCCTCCTGCTGGCGGATGACAACGCCGATATGCGCGACTACGTCCGGCGCGTCCTTTCCTCTTCTTTCGAGGTAGAGGCGGTGCCAGACGGGCAGGCCGCGCTGGAGGCGGCGCGGGCGTGCGTGCCGGACCTGATCCTCACCGATGTGATGATGCCGCGCCTGGATGGCTTTGGCCTGCTGCGGGAACTGCGCCGGGACCCCCTCACGCGCACCGTGCCGGTGGTGATGTTGTCCGCCCGGGCGGGGGAGGAGTCCGCCGTCGAAGGGTTGGAGGCCGGCGCGGATGGCTACATGGTGAAGCCCTTCAGTGCCCGGGAGTTGGTGGCCCGGGTCTGCTCTACCCTGGAGCTGTCGCGCATGCGCCGGGAGTCCAGCCTCCAGGAGGCGCGCGCGGAGGCGCTCAAGCGCGCGGTCCAGGTGCGCGATGAGTTCCTGTCCATTGCCAGCCACGAGCTGAAGACCCCCCTGATGGCCTTCCGGCTTCAGCTGGAGCTCATCGAGCGCAGCCTCGGTCCGGAGAGCCGCCTCAGCCTGGCCTCGCGCCTCTCCGTCGCGGGCCGTCAGGTCCAGCGCCTGAACACCTTGGTGGAGACTTTGCTGGATGTCTCCCAGCTCTCCATGGGCCGACTGATGCTGCACCTGGAAGAGGTGGACCTGGCGGAGGTGGTGGGGGAGACGGTGGAGCAACTGCGCGGCTCACTGGAGCGGGCGGGGTGTTCTCTGACGGTGGAGGTGGAGCGGCCGCTGGTGGGACGGTATGACCGGGTCCGGTTCGAGCGGGTGGTGATGAACCTGCTCGACAACGCGCTCAAGTACGGCGAGGGCAAGCCCCTCCGGGTGCGCGCCTGGAAGGAGCAGGGCATCTCGCGGCTGACGGTGGCGGACCAGGGGATGGGCATCTCCCCGGAGGATCAGGCCCGTATCTTCGAGCGGTTCGAGCGAGCGGTGCCCGGCCGCCAGTACGGCGGGCTCGGGCTGGGATTGTGGATTGCCCGGCAGGTGGTGGAGGCCCATGGGGGCCACATCCAGGTGGACAGCACGCCCGGGCAGGGCACCACGTTCACCGTTCAGATTCCCCAGAACCGGTGA